One genomic segment of Anticarsia gemmatalis isolate Benzon Research Colony breed Stoneville strain chromosome Z, ilAntGemm2 primary, whole genome shotgun sequence includes these proteins:
- the Not1 gene encoding CCR4-NOT transcription complex subunit 1 isoform X8 encodes MNLDPLTFSLSQINYLVVNLSKKNFKQTNQELTQLVSLYGLEAENQLLRCLLNEAAKNSWDNDRSSSSANNSLHASLLAQHLAALLNHPAKSTVICRAVDQPTRSLQKILKPTNTLLNRLSRLLKLTTAEDVAFSLVLRRNSSKSEIVTLAKTHLKKRFLDLVQCYLDAERGHQAERAGLQECSPEVLQTLLTSLAHENFRLAAVTKDLFLKKLRIDFPREVVPIVLAPLLYPDDTQTPLEEMTTADDMAAAMMDNSLAEIIRDVGYTFTTTVEDCKNNMMNFGVREPTATDVAKIISTMVRYHTTVQEGPQVQTPGNFWVGHEVKKEGQQHETWNAEVFVQTLKELASNLNWKEVILQLDHPEFYVPDRQGLSLLFTILRLGLQSAGYPANIFPVEYLCRRWTNLEGQMSLITNILKYPDIFSFADHPFHPVSIDLLKSPPEADNKDVATWRCLYLVELLLYASERGYYIQVHELFKIPLQYCPDVLMLALLQISPPINMVRQELFSTLIPIFLGNHPNSGIILHHAWHNQNPNIKAVIMHAMAEWYIRGDCDQSKLSRILDVAQDLKALSLLLNVQSFPFVIDLACLASRREYLKLDKWLTDKIRDHGEAFVTSMVKFLQRRCPQIIGKGPEEQLPKAAQLPHETIATMLACLQLCIPNVQQELQEAIYNVIANCQTLILSKTRQNIPGIARPHTRVLETPFPTGLGGQLFPPHVDSISSLTPNVANMSLGGPANTTFMPGTLGPLVSTPGSPSRLMGAGPNSPFAMMPIQHNTNVANMGLARMAPAPAMDKPRLPDPIHFPEMMHNVAKEIEDEANGYFQRIYNHPPHPTLSIDEVLEMLKKFQDSPSKREREVFACMLRNLFEEYKFFPQYPDKELHITAQLFGGIIEKGLVPSYVSLGLALRFVLDALRKPEGSKMYYFGIAALDRFKSRLKDYHKYCEHVRAIPHFGEFPPHLIEYVEYGLQSQEPPSKPQGAVLPTSLAAMLNQTAVVTVSAPYRAVAPTISVISKVSNAAGGMGSRPSIANATNIDTLLTATDRDDKIISPPEPIQDKTAFIFNNLSQLNLQTKCEELKEIITDEYYPWLSQYLVMKRASIELNFHALYSNFLDVLKIREINKMVTKETYRNIKVLLRSDKGIANFSDRSLLKNLGHWLGMLTLARNQPILHVDIDLKALVLEAYHKGQQELLYVVPFVAKVLESCAKSVVFKPPNPWTMALMNVLAELHQEPDLKLNLKFEIEVLCKNLGLDIANLKPAIYLKDPDKVRQIEFQLSQPKQNKEAQNVAVPVNQALVQPPQMQMMPPPQPMIPTDEMTVTAPTPTSGLVTADPNMMGVIGLPEPRFNYLDVNVSSTSAFGQKICFNPHIILFQNYPHLKQFVKPAIERSIQEWIHPVVDRSIKYALTTCEQIIRKDFALDPDEVRMRTCAHHMMRNLTAGMAMITCREQIISTISTNLKAAFATALLPSTPQQKEIIESAAAVLATENMELACAFIQKTAVEKALPELDKRLLSDYEMRKLARQEGRRYYDPMVHSYQSERLPERVRLRVGGPTDIQITVYDEFACNIPGFTPVRDVGLFLPKPSAQDQMSQLTFSQVMNPTQGYGTDEMSALISAAEVFLANCLGVATLAVQAANMHTLLECLCIARRNRDFVSGCALLQKAVEGLLDGHIVQPGTSTEHVEMMARYRDIHLRVLKLLEDARVYGHVWTTKQITCCLTECREELRYNIEAVDCLIRNHLINLPQYDLALAHMMDSGNNYMAVAFAMQLVQLYLVDDRNNIYVNESDLYHTTEMLVRVMSHSRQPPPEGLGSLIETLRVNQDPSAYLGERSPLGPTAHIHSGILQVRAQNYDDPPGLQEKTDNLLREWRTVLLTPLTEIELSQNFNLYVHRMNMNGILKSDDMITRFFRIATQMCIENVYQQLTEDRMNPPPIAPKRDKYYSMCDSFIKLVSLLIKNTADSGNPTPKLNLLNKILGIIAGCLLQDHEEHGINFQQLPYHRLLLILFLDMNMAEPVLESMNYQVLTAFCHTLRIIRPNIAPGFAYAWLEIVAHRAFINRVLAVTPQQKGWGMYSTLLIDLFKFLDPFLRNTELASPVMMLYKGTLKVLLVLLHDFPEFLCDYHYGFCDEIPPNCIQMRNLILSAFPRNMRLPDPFTPNLKVDLLAEIALPPRAVINYATIIPASQFKKDLDAYLKARSPVTFLTELRSNMQVVNEPGRRYNSQLMNAVVLYVGTQAIAHIRAKGQTPNMSTIAHSAHMDIFQNFTVDFDFEGRYLFLNAIANQLRYPNSHTHYFSCCLLYLFAEANSEAVQEQITRMLLERLIVNRPHPWGLLITFIELIKNPIYKFWSHEFVHCAPEIEKLFASVARSCIVDKTGAGGGEREIAE; translated from the exons ATGAACCTGGACCCTTTAACGTTTAGCTTATCGCAAATCAATTACCTTGTCGTAAATTTAAGCAAGAAGAATTTCAAGCAGACCAACCAGGAGCTAACTCAG CTTGTAAGTCTATATGGACTGGAAGCGGAAAATCAGCTCTTGAGGTGCTTGCTCAACGAGGCAGCTAAGAATTCGTGGGACAACGACCGGTCTAGCAGCTCGGCCAACAACAGTCTCCACGCGTCACTGCTAGCGCAGCATCTCGCGGCGCTGCTCAACCACCCGGCTAAGTCCACTGTTATCTGTCGAGCGGTCGACCAGCCCACTCGCTCTCTCCAGAAG ATATTAAAACCcacaaatacattattaaatcgACTTTCAAGATTATTGAAATTAACTACCGCTGAAGATGTTGCCTTTTCTCTGGTTCTGAGAAGGAACTCATCGAAGTCGGAAATCGTCACATTAGCCAAGACACATCTTAAGAAGAGATTCTTAGATCTCGTCCAGTGCTATCTTGACGCAG AACGCGGACATCAGGCGGAGCGTGCCGGACTTCAGGAATGCAGCCCTGAAGTGTTGCAAACTCTTCTGACGAGTCTTGCCCATGAAAACTTCCGATTAGCGGCAGTGACTAAAGACTTATTTCTGAAAAAGTTACGAATCGACTTTCCTCGTGAAGTAGTGCCCATAGTGCTCGCGCCACTTCTGTATCCCGACGATACACAGACTCCTCTTGAAGAAATGACCACAGCTGACGATATGGCCGCAGCCATGATGGATAACTCACTAGCTGAAATAATACGAGATGTAGGCTACACCTTCACCACCACGGTCGAAGACTGCAAGAACAACATGATGAATTTTGGCGTGCGGGAGCCAACCGCCACAGATGTCGCCAAAATTATATCGACGATGGTACGATACCATACAACAGTTCAAGAAGGACCACAGGTACAAACACCGGGTAACTTCTGGGTCGGACATGAAGTGAAGAAAGAAGGTCAACAACATGAGACCTGGAACGCTGAAGTGTTCGTCCAGACATTGAAAGAGTTGGCGTCCAACTTGAACTGGAAGGAGGTCATACTACAGCTTGATCATCCTGAATTCTACGTACCGGACAGACAAGGACTAAGTCTGCTTTTCACTATCCTACGACTCGGTCTTCAGAGCGCCGGCTATCCGGCCAACATATTCCCAGTGGAATACCTGTGCCGTCGATGGACTAACCTTGAAGGACAGATGAGTCTCATCACCAACATTCTCAAATACCCGGACATATTCAGTTTCGCCGATCACCCATTCCATCCGGTGTCCATTGACTTACTAAAATCGCCTCCTGAGGCTGACAATAAAGACGTAGCGACATGGCGATGCTTATATTTGGTAGAGCTGTTGCTATACGCTTCTGAACGTGGTTATTACATACAAGTACACGAACTGTTCAAGATACCTCTACAATATTGCCCAGATGTTTTGATGCTGGCGTTACTACAGATCAGTCCGCCTATTAACATGGTCAGACAGGAACTATTCTCTACATTGATACCAATATTTTTGGGCAATCACCCAAATTCAGGAATTATTCTACACCATGCCTGGCATAATCAGAATCCAAATATCAAAGCTGTTATAATGCACGCGATGGCCGAATGGTATATTCGCGGCGATTGCGATCAATCTAAGCTGTCGAGAATATTAGACGTCGCACAGGATTTGAAGGCGCTGTCCTTATTGTTAAATGTACAATCTTTCCCATTTGTGATCGACCTGGCTTGTCTAGCGTCCCGGCGGGAATACCTCAAACTGGATAAATGGCTGACGGACAAAATCAGAGATCATGGTGAGGCGTTCGTTACATCTATGGTAAAATTCCTGCAAAGACGATGCCCGCAAATAATTGGCAAAGGACCAGAAGAGCAGTTGCCGAAAGCTGCTCAATTACCGCACGAGACCATCGCCACAATGTTGGCATGCTTACAATTGTGCATTCCTAATGTCCAACAAGAACTACAGGAAGCTATCTATAACGTGATAGCCAATTGCCAGACTCTCATCCTCAGCAAGACGAGACAGAACATTCCGGGCATAGCCCGTCCTCACACCAGAGTCCTCGAGACTCCGTTCCCTACCGGACTAGGTGGGCAGTTGTTCCCTCCACATGTCGATAGTATTTCGAGTTTGACTCCAAATGTCGCGAACATGAGCCTAGGTGGTCCAGCTAACACAACGTTTATGCCCGGCACACTGGGACCCCTCGTGTCTACTCCGGGGTCTCCGTCCCGCCTCATGGGCGCCGGGCCTAATAGTCCTTTCGCTATGATGCCAATACAACATAATACGAATGTCGCTAACATGGGATTAGCGAGGATGGCCCCAGCACCTGCCATGGACAAGCCACGTCTACCGGATCCCATTCATTTCCCCGAGATGATGCACAATGTAGCCAAGGAGATTGAGGACGAAGCTAATGGTTACTTCCAGAGGATTTACAATCATCCACCGCACCCGACCTTGTCGATAGACGAGGTTCTGGAGATGCTGAAAAAGTTCCAAGACTCGCCAAGCAAAAGGGAACGTGAAGTGTTCGCTTGCATGCTGCGAAACCTCTTCGAAGAATACAAGTTTTTCCCTCAGTACCCAGACAAAGAACTGCACATAACCGCCCAATTATTCGGAGGCATCATTGAGAAAGGACTGGTACCCAGTTACGTTTCGCTTGGCTTGGCATTGAGGTTCGTTCTCGACGCCCTGAGAAAGCCGGAGGGCTCTAAAATGTATTACTTTGGAATAGCCGCCCTAGACCGATTCAAATCGCGTCTGAAGGATTACCACAAGTACTGCGAGCACGTTAGAGCTATTCCTCATTTTGGTGAATTCCCCCCGCATCTCATTGAGTACGTAGAGTACGGGCTCCAGAGTCAAGAGCCCCCGTCGAAGCCGCAGGGAGCGGTGCTGCCGACGAGCCTGGCCGCCATGCTCAACCAGACCGCTGTCGTTACAGTATCGGCGCCCTACAG AGCTGTCGCGCCAACGATATCTGTAATATCGAAGGTTAGCAACGCCGCCGGCGGCATGGGCAGTCGGCCTTCTATTGCGAACGCCACTAACATCGACACACTGCTTACCGCTACCGACAGGGACGACAAAATCATCTCTCCCCCGGAACCTATTCAAGACAAAACCGCATTCATATTCAACAATCTCAGTCAACTAAACTTGCAAACAAAATGTGAAGAACTCAAGGAAATAATCACTGACGAATACTATCCATGGCTGTCTCAGTACCTGGTCATGAAGAGAGCATCCATCGAACTCAACTTCCACGCTCTGTATTCCAATTTTCTTGATGTTCTTAAAATTCGTGAAATAAACAAGATGGTCACAAAGGAAACCTACAGaaatatcaaagtattattACGCTCCGACAAAGGCATAGCGAACTTTTCTGATCGTTCGCTACTGAAGAATCTCGGTCACTGGCTTGGCATGCTGACACTGGCGCGCAACCAGCCGATACTGCATGTGGATATCGACCTGAAAGCACTCGTTCTCGAGGCCTACCACAAGGGACAACAGGAACTGCTATACGTTGTGCCCTTTGTTGCCAAAGTGTTGGAATCTTGCGCCAAGAGCGTAGTATTCAAGCCACCGAATCCGTGGACGATGGCACTGATGAACGTCTTAGCTGAATTACATCAAGAACCGGACTTGAAATTGAATCTGAAGTTTGAAATCGAAGTATTATGCAAGAATCTCGGCCTGGACATCGCTAACCTAAAGCCAGCGATTTATTTGAAGGACCCGGATAAGGTACGACAGATTGAATTCCAACTGTCGCAGCCGAAACAGAACAAAGAGGCGCAGAACGTTGCCGTACCAGTGAACCAGGCCCTCGTGCAGCCGCCGCAGATGCAGATGATGCCGCCACCGCAGCCGATGATACCCACTGACGAGATGACGGTCACCGCGCCGACACCCACCAGCGGCCTCGTTACCGCCGACCCCAACATGATGGGAGTGATCGGCCTCCCCGAGCCGAGATTCAACTATCTGGACGTAAACGTATCATCCACGTCCGCATTCGGCCAGAAGATTTGTTTCAATCCACACATAATCTTGTTCCAAAATTACCCACATCTGAAACAGTTCGTTAAGCCCGCGATCGAGAGGTCGATCCAAGAATGGATCCACCCCGTCGTGGACAGATCAATCAAGTACGCTTTGACGACTTGTGAGCAAATAATAAGGAAAGACTTCGCCTTGGATCCTGATGAAGTGAGGATGCGCACGTGCGCCCACCACATGATGCGGAACCTGACTGCTGGCATGGCGATGATCACCTGCCGCGAGCAGATCATTAGCACCATCAGCACCAACCTGAAGGCCGCGTTCGCCACTGCCCTATTGCCTTCCACGCCTCAGCAG AAGGAGATTATAGAAAGCGCAGCCGCTGTTCTAGCTACCGAAAACATGGAGTTGGCGTGCGCGTTTATACAGAAGACCGCGGTGGAGAAGGCGTTGCCGGAGCTCGACAAGCGACTGCTCAGTGACTATGAGATGCGCAAGCTTGCGAGGCAGGAAGGGCGGCGGTATTATGACCCCATGGTGCACTCGTACCAGTCTGAGCGCCTGCCCGAGCGCGTGCGGCTACGCGTCGGCGGACCCACCGACATTCAAATCACTGTCTATGACGAGTTCGCCTGCAATATTCCCGGCTTCACTCCCGTCCGCGATGTCGGACTATTCCTTCCTAAACCGTCGGCGCAAGATCAAATGTCCCAACTGACATTCAGCCAGGTCATGAACCCCACTCAAGGGTACGGCACTGATGAGATGAGCGCTCTTATATCTGCTGCTGAAGTGTTCTTGGCGAACTGCCTCGGTGTAGCCACTCTCGCCGTACAAGCCGCAAACATGCACACCCTCCTCGAGTGCCTCTGCATCGCCAGGAGAAACAGAGACTTTGTATCCGGATGCGCTTTGCTGCAGAAG GCGGTGGAAGGCTTGCTGGACGGTCACATCGTGCAGCCGGGCACCAGCACGGAGCACGTGGAGATGATGGCGCGCTACCGGGACATCCACCTGCGCGTGCTGAAGCTCCTGGAAGACGCACGCGTGTACGGCCACGTGTGGACCACCAAGCAGATCACCTGCTGCCTCACCGAGTGCCGCGAAGAACTGCGCTACAACATCGAGGCGGTCGACTGTCTCATCAGGAACCACCTGATTAATCTGCCACAG TACGACCTCGCTCTCGCCCACATGATGGACAGCGGCAACAACTATATGGCTGTTGCATTCGCGATGCAGCTAGTGCAGTTGTACCTAGTCGACGACAGGAATAACATCTACGTGAACGAATCCGACCTCTACCACACGACAGAGATGCTTGTACGAGTAATGTCTCACTCACGCCAGCCGCCGCCGGAAGGCCTCGGCTCCCTAATCGAGACCCTCAGAGTTAACCAGGACCCCAGTGCGTACCTCGGTGAGAGGTCGCCCCTCGGGCCTACTGCCCATATCCATTCCGGAATACTCCAGGTTCGC GCACAGAACTATGACGACCCTCCCGGCTTGCAAGAGAAGACAGACAATCTGCTGCGAGAATGGCGCACCGTTCTCCTCACTCCTCTCACTGAGATCGAGTTATCGCAGAACTTCAATTTGTACGTGCACCGAATGAACATGAACGGCATTCTGAAGTCTGACGACATGATCACTAGATTCTTCAGGATTGCTACACAAATGTGTATTGAGAATGTATACCAGCAGCTGACCGAAGACAGGATGAATCCGCCTCCGATTGCACCGAAAAGGGACAAATATTACAGCATGTGTGATTCCTTTATCAAGCTGGTCTCGTTGCTGATCAAGAACACGGCTGACAGTGGTAATCCTACGCCAAAGTTGAATCTTTTGAACAAG ATTCTGGGCATCATCGCAGGCTGCCTGCTCCAAGACCACGAGGAGCATGGCATCAACTTCCAACAACTACCTTACCATCGCCTTCTGTTAATTCTTTTCTTAGACATGAACATGGCTGAACCTGTTCTAGAATCTATGAATTACCAG GTTCTCACGGCATTTTGCCATACGCTCCGGATCATCAGGCCGAATATCGCACCGGGCTTCGCATACGCTTGGCTCGAGATTGTGGCCCATAGAGCTTTTATCAACCGCGTTCTAGCGGTCACGCCGCAGCAGAAG GGTTGGGGAATGTACTCGACACTACTGATCGATCTATTCAAGTTCTTAGATCCGTTCCTACGCAACACAGAGCTTGCGTCTCCCGTCATGATGCTATACAAGGGCACGCTGAAAGTCCTTCTTGTATTACTTCATGACTTCCCGGAGTTCCTGTGCGATTACCATTACGGTTTTTGCGACGAGATCCCTCCGAACTGCATTCAGATGAGGAATCTGATCCTGTCTGCGTTCCCTCGGAACATGCGCCTCCCGGATCCTTTCACGCCTAACTTGAAAGTTGATTTGTTGGCTGAGATTGCGCTGCCGCCGCGTGCAGTAATCAATTACGCCACCATTATCCCCGCCTCTCAGTTTAAGAAGGATCTGGATGCGTATCTGAAGGCACGCTCGCCCGTCACCTTCCTGACGGAGCTGAGAAGCAACATGCAG GTGGTGAACGAGCCAGGTCGTCGCTACAACAGCCAGCTGATGAACGCGGTCGTGTTGTACGTGGGCACACAGGCCATTGCCCACATTCGCGCCAAGGGACAGACGCCGAACATGTCCACCATCGCTCATTCTGCGCATATGGACATCTTCCAGAACTTTACTGTTGATTTCGACTTTGAAGGACG GTACCTGTTCCTGAACGCGATCGCGAATCAGCTGCGCTACCCCAACAGCCACACGCACTACTTCTCGTGCTGCCTGCTGTACCTGTTCGCAGAGGCCAACTCCGAGGCGGTCCAGGAGCAGATCACGCGGATGCTGCTGGAGCGACTCATCGTGAACCGGCCGCATCCCTGGGGGCTGCTCATTACCTTCATCGAGCTCATCAAAAACCCCATATACAAGTTCTGGTCCCACGAGTTTGTACACTGCGCACCTGAGATTGAGAA ATTGTTCGCGTCAGTAGCGCGCTCCTGCATCGTCGACAAGACGGGTGCGGGAGGGGGGGAGAGAGAGATAGCCGAGTAG